Genomic DNA from Suncus etruscus isolate mSunEtr1 chromosome 13, mSunEtr1.pri.cur, whole genome shotgun sequence:
ACTCATGTGCAGGGACATGCTGGCCCCAGGAAAGCCCAGGCCAGCCAAGTGGGGACAGCAAGGactgaaggaaggaggaaaaaagtaGATAGCAGATAGACCCATATCAGGTGCGCCCCCCCACATCCCCACACCTCTGTATTCTCATGCAAATCTAAGGAGTCTTTTTGTTGGTTGggttttggtggccacaccctgcagtatggcagcctggctgtgtgctcagaaatcactcctggcaggctcaagggaccatatgggatgccgggatggaacctgggttggttgcacgCAAAAAGCAAAgcccctaccctctgtgctattgcttggggcCAAACCCCCCTACACTCTGTAATTCATTTATGCAAAGCTGAGCGATCTTGGGTCATCCCTGCTCACACACAGCCCAAGTTCATTCACACAGACCTGGGATCCGGGGTATTCCCCTCTGCACACAGACCTGAAATCTTTGGGTAACCAACCCTGTGCACACACTACCCCTTTCACTCACAGACCTGGGGTCTCGGTTACCTCCTGCACACAGCTCAGTTCTGTCACGCAAACCTGAGGGATCTCAGGGTATCATCCCCCAGACCCACAGTTCAGTCCACACTCATGCAGAGAGAACCGAGCCCGACAGGGCGGGGGTATGGGATCAAGTCGGATTTCCATGCCACTGCCTGGAACCCAGGCAGGCCGGGGAAGAGTCCAGGCCCCGTCCGATCGGAGCCACCGCCTCCCTCTGTCCACACGTGAcgctttgtttggggggggcagcTCCCGCAGCCAATGGGGCGGCGGCGCCACGGCTCACCCGGTCCCGCGCGGCCAATCGGGGGCCTCGGCCGGGCTGACAGCGTCCCCCGCGCGCGCGGTGCGCCCAGGGCGGCCCTGCCCAGGGCCCGGCGGGGTGGCCGCTGTCTTCTCCGCGTCCCTCCCCGCGCGCCCCGCTACTCACTCACCCGCGGCCGTGCCGCAGCAGGGGGGCACCCACCAGGCGGAGGAGAAGGCGGCGGCCAGGGCCTCGTCGGGGAACAGGGTGACGCTGCGCTGCACCTGCAGCAGGTTGAGCACCAGCGCCAGCACGGCGCCGACCGAGAAGAGCACCAGGCCCCGCGGCAGCGCGCGGTGGTGCCAGCTGGGGCGCGGGCGCGGGTGGGCGCGGGGCGAGTCGGGGTCGGGGTCGGGGCCAGGGCTGGCCGCGGAGGCCGCGAGCATCTCCTCCACCCGGGCGGCCTGCGCGCCCTGGACGCCGGGCTTGGGGGCGCGGGCGCAGCCCCAGGAGCGGTCCTCCAGCCTGGGCATCTGCGGGAGAGAGGAGGTGGCCGGCGCGCGAGTCGCGGGGGGCCGGGGCGCGCCGATCCTCCCGCGCCCAGAGTCCCCGGCGCCCCCGGGCCGGTCCGGGGAGCCCTCCCGGTCCCCCCGCGCCCTACCTGCGGCCGTGGAGAGCGCGCGCGCGGACAGCGGCCCAGCCGGACTCCCCGGGAGTCGGGCCCGCGGCGGCCGGGCGCGCGGCGCGGCTTATAGGCGAGGCCCCGCCCGGCGGGGAGTGTCCGCGGCGGCCCCGCTCCGCCCGCGCGCCCCGCGGCTCGTGGTCGGGTGAGGCCGCGGCCGCCAATCGCAGCTGGCCGCCCCGTCACGTCAGCACACGCCACCGCCGCCGGCTGCGGAGCGCGCCAGGGCGCACGGCGCTCGGGTGGCGCTCGGAGGCTCCGCCGCGCGCACCCGCTGCCCGCGCTGACCCGCTGCCTGTGTCCACCCGCAGACCCCCTTCCCGAGCCCCCTCTAAGCACGCCCGAGGGCAGCGCTTTGCACCTAACTGGAACGGGAGCGGGTCCTGGGGGTGCCTGGAGACGCGCCCGGGCCCCGAAAGCCGGCCCGCTCACtcaccctcctctctccctctctctctgtctctctctctctctctctgtctctgtctctctttctctcctctctctctccctccctccctacctctctcctctcctctccctcctttctccactctcctctctccatctctctcccctccttccctcctctaactctcctctctctctcactctctattctctcctctctctcccctcctcttttctctctctccctctcccgtCTATCTATCCTttcattttccctccctccccccttctctctctcctctctctttctctccccccaccccgcgGATGTCCAGCATCTCATACGgtaccccagcactgccaggagtcattcctgagcacagagccagaatcgACCACTGAGCGGCACAGGTGTtgcccaaagccaaaaaacacaaaagatttTTCTAGGTAGGTCCATGATGGCCCTGCCCCTGCACAATCAGTTCCCGCTGCTGTTCTCTACCACCTGGGACTTAAAGAGCGGCCCCAGTAGCCAACCAAACCTGAACCCCGCCTGAGCCCCTCCTGCTCTGGGTGGATTCCCCGAGAATGGCCAATCTGGGCTCTGAGAGGTCACCTTCCACAACAGCGGGGCCCTTCTCTAAAGACAGTCCCTCCCAAGCACTGGCTCCCTAGTGGACAGAATTGAACTTTGCGACTGGCTCTGGGTTCTGGACTGAGCCCCTCATCACCTGGTTCTCCCTGGGCCTCTAAAGTAGAGTAATGCAGCCCACTGCCAGCTCAGGCTTGGAGGCCTGTGGGCAGGGAGCTAAGTTGTCACTGAACCGTGAGGGTACTCGTGGTTTGTCTGAACAGCCTGCAGTCACTTGTAAATAAAACTGGTTGGGATAGAAGCCCTCGGGTTTATCGATCCTGCTTCTCAGAGAAATGCTTCGCTCCACTCGCCCCTGGAAATCTTTTCTTCTATTGCACTTCAGGGGACTGGAGGGGGGCACCATTGTTTCTGCCTGAATGCTCAGTAAATGCGCACCCTGCCTTAAAAAGACTAtaggaggggctggaaagatagcatagatagcggtagggcgtttgtcttgcaagaagccaatctaggactgatggtggtggttggaatcccggcatcccatatggtgcccgtgcctgccaggagcgatttctgagcgcagagccaggaataacccctgagcacttcctgatgtgatccaaaaacaaacaaaaaaactacaggAGCTAAAGTGACCTCAGGCTGCcctctcagtaacaatattacaaaccacagtgcctaaaagtggGAACAAATAAAACGTATTTGCTCCTGAGACAGGTAGAGGGAGGGGtgctggagggaaactgggcacattggtagcaggaaatgtgcactggtgaagaatgttggaacattgtgtgactgaGACTCAAtaaggaacaactttgtaaacatgtATCTCATGCtgattcaatttttctttttttggtttttgggtcacaccctgctgcgctcaggggttcctcttggctctgcgctcagaaatctctcctggcaggcatgagggactataggggatgcttgggtttgaaccaccatttttcctggattagctgcatacaaggcaaatgccctactaatgtgctatctctctgaccccagatgattcactttttttttcttttttttggtttttgggccacacccgtttgacgctcaggggttactcctggctatacgctcagaaatcgcccctggcatgggggaccatatgggacgccggggggatcgaaccgccgtccgtcctatgctagcgcttgcaaggcagacaccttacctctagcgccaccttcctggccctgaTGATTCACTTTTTAAATGGCAATaagtgggaccagagcagtagaacagtgggcagggtttgtcttgcatgctgtcgatacagctttgatccccaacatcacctgagcattgccagaagtaaactctgagcaccactgggtcatcgctgtggccccccaaacaaaaaagacagtgaGAAGAGTACACAGCTCTGCTGGAAGCCCAGTGGGGTATTCTGTGACCTGCAGAGAGATGGTCTCCAAACGCAGGGTGTTATGGATCTCTGGGGTACTGGCCTGTTATTCTCCCAGTCTCTCCTGCCTGTTAAGACCTGGTGAACTGAACTGTTTatgacatttctttgtttttgacttttgtaCCTTACCCAGTGAAACTAAGGTCTAAATACTGGCTCcacccctcccccttcctccacttctttcatcttctttgtttgtatttggagtcactgagaggttactcctagttctgcactcagaaatcactcctggcaggctctggagatcatattggatgccggggatgcaaccctgatcagccacatgcaaggcaaatgccttgcctgctgtgctatcactgtgacccctatcttccctttttcttctcaaGCCTctactcccccaccccaccccaccccttttgGGAGAgtatatggtttttctttttctttctttctttctttttttttttttcttttaattattgggccacacccagcagagctcagggcccactcctgtttctgtgcttaggACTCGACTTTgttgctgagggcttactcctggctctgtgctcacagactactcctggtaggacttgggggaccctatagaatgctggggattgaatcagggtggACCGAGTGTAAGGCAGCGCCTCCCCACCACAATGTCACACCTTTGTAGTGGGGAGACAACTCAGGTCCCCTTCCCTGACAAGACCCAGGAACTTTTTGTTGCCAGGGCTGGAATCAGGGCCCCTCCTGCTCTACCTTGCTACATCCCCTAAGGCCTCTGCTCCTGGCACTACCAACTCTGGGGGCACTGGGCTAGCAACAGTCCCTCTGAGGTGCCCCACAGGCCCTGTGTATCCCCTTACTCTGCCCACACAACCTGTCCTTTCCTACAGTACCACCCATGCCACTCCCACCAAGACGTTTCCAGAAGTTTCTGAGAGTGACCCCCGCCCAGGTCAATGCTGATGCCTCTGAGAAACATCCATTAGCTCTGCCCATGACAGGAGCTAGTCAGCACACTGTGCCAGCACACAGGCCAGCAACACTGCCCTGTGCCTTTCCCTGTGGGCATCTTTGGGGTGGCATGAAACATCTGACTCAGTGTCACCTCCTTTATCCCTCAGACCGCACCCCCCAAGCCCACAGTCAACAACATTTACCTGTGGGTCCAGATCAGCCTTGAGGAGCTCCAAGGACAGGAGCATGCACCCCCGCCCCCCCAGGCAGTGGGAGTTGGGTCCAGAGAATGGAGTCTTTGGTTCCAGCtgtggttgttttcttttgggagccacacccagtggttctccgggctaactcctggctctgtactcaaggatccctcctggcagtgcttgggggattgaacccctgtTCAAAGCAAGTACTATAGGATCCACTACAGAGCACTACTGTACTCTAACTTTGTTTCATTTGGGAGGAGCCACAAGCAGCAGTGACCTAGGGTTTGGGGGCACCATGGAGAGATCCTCGGGCCAGGAGAGACCCAAAGTGGGTGCTCACTGCAGAGTTAGCTCCAGCAAAAGGTGCTTATTAAGAGCtgtggagaggggctggagagatagcctggaggtaaagcgtttgccttacgtGCAGAAAGTTgatggttccatatggtcccccgagcctgccaggagatatttctgagcatagaaccaggagtaacccctgagctctgccgctgctgccgggtgtgacccaaaaacaagacaaacaaacaaacaaaagagctgTAAAGAATGTTCTGGGACTTTCAGGGAAATAAGGAAGCTCAGAGGTTAGAAAGAGGAAATGTTTGGCCTCagagttttcttttactttttcagcTTTAGAGAAATTTGTGTTGTTTCTTGGCAAGCCTTTGTTTCTTACTCTCCTCTCCAATTCTCTAAGTATAATTCCGCTGAGTACAGAAGAGCTATTTTGCTTCATTAAAGAACCACCAAGCAAAAAAACAACAGTggttatttttcttcaataaaatgttagaggtggggccggagctgtggcacagtggtagggtgtttgccttgcacgctgcttacccaggatggaccatggtctgatccctggtgccccatatggtccctcaagccagaagcagtttctgagcttatagccaagagtaacccctgagcgtcactgggtgtggtccccaaacaaaacaaaagaaaaccaaaaaccccaCTAAAATAAACCATGCTTAAAAAAATGTTATAGGAGTTGAAAAAATCGCCTTATCTAGCATGATCAGAGGGCCAGGACTGCCAGGTGGCTGCACTGGACCTGTTCCTGCCATCTGAGCTGACCGGCCCTGGGGGTGAAAACTGAGCCGGAGACACCTCGTCAGAGTCTATGGCTTCCTTCCAGCACCAAGGCAGAAAACCAACTTTCAGGTCACTGATTCTGTTCACTCTTGGTCTCATGTAGTGTCGGGGCTTAACCAAGGTTGGCTGTATAcagaacaagtgccctacctgctggactatggTTTTGGCTCCCCACAAAAGAGACTTTTTAGACTGTATAATTCTTGGATAGAGAGAACTTCATTATTTTTCCATCTCATAAGCCTAACTTGCATAACTATCTTCAAAGCTGTGTTGCTTTCTTTGGGATAAACTCCAGCAGTGTCTTCTGAGAAAAGAATCTAGTGACCTCGGACTGTCCTGCTTCTTATCAGCATTTATCTGATGGGGCATGTGATAGTGTGTGTAAACAGGCTGTCTGGGCCATAATTGAAGCCACGAAGCACCCCACAATTACTCCTGGATTACGTGGGGCTGTGGCTCTCGTCCCACTTCCCCTGCACAACTGTTTCCTGTTTTCTTATGTCACTCAAAACTAATCTGAAATCACTGCAGCTGGGCTTGAACCTGACAACCTGGGACTGTGTCTGTTGGTCAACATCTCATGACACTTTCCGAGCAGATGCCCAGCTAGTGGTGAGTGGGGCATCCTCCCTCTGAAGAGCGTGGATGACTCCGTGTGCTTTGTGCTGAATTTTT
This window encodes:
- the INSIG1 gene encoding insulin-induced gene 1 protein, yielding MLDIRGAPPGPAPVPVRCKALPSGVLRGGSGRGSAGGHRQRVSAGSGCARRSLRAPPERRAPWRAPQPAAVACADVTGRPAAIGGRGLTRPRAAGRAGGAGPPRTLPAGRGLAYKPRRAPGRRGPDSRGVRLGRCPRARSPRPQMPRLEDRSWGCARAPKPGVQGAQAARVEEMLAASAASPGPDPDPDSPRAHPRPRPSWHHRALPRGLVLFSVGAVLALVLNLLQVQRSVTLFPDEALAAAFSSAWWVPPCCGTAAAVVGLLYPCIDSHLGEPHKFKREWASVMRCVAVFVGINHASAKLDFANNVQLSLTLAALSLGLWWTFDRSRSGLGLGITIAFLATLITQLLVYNGVYQYTSPDFLYIRSWLPCIFFSGGVTVGNIGRQLAMGVSEKPHSD